A stretch of the Hallerella porci genome encodes the following:
- the rmuC gene encoding DNA recombination protein RmuC has protein sequence MEIILFLVGMILGAGILFFVLRLQVQLKQKQLQDALNAANDLRTSLESVRAEVATAKEERQTIFEQRESDRKKFESDRENFENERREFLAKKESEIQELRKNYETLQESARAELDNAKKNAENQRESDREKFAKERNELLAKKDSEIKELNEKYEKLQESAKAELDNAKKNAENQRESDREKFEKERNEFLAKKDSEIKELNEKYEKLQESAKVELERVKKSAAEDLKAERDHFEERVKKEREHEEQNRKTAAAEFSKISEELLKSRSQEFLGTNLKQMENILNPLKEKIKTFEEQVQKNYKDENDKRIQLSTRIEELLKTTNSVSEQANQLANALKAPKSQGNWGEMLLETILENSGLHKGLQYEMQVRIKDDSGKTNIPDAVVRLPGKRQIIIDSKVSLTAYNEFSANDQDKTAQEKALKNHLESVRKHIDELAAKHYEDKLENSADFTMMFVPIEPAYLLAVQSDPELWKDAYKKHVILVSPTTLIACLKLFADLWRHEEQNRNALKIAEQGKSLLEKFTGFLNTFESVGVNLNRAKESFEKAKGQLMTGRGNVISQCASLKQLGVKANKEIPESFQNFDNNSLENEAEIGVPDEKGDEKPL, from the coding sequence ATGGAAATTATTTTATTTCTCGTGGGAATGATTTTGGGCGCAGGCATTTTATTTTTCGTGTTGCGTCTTCAAGTTCAGCTGAAACAAAAACAATTACAAGACGCTTTGAATGCAGCAAATGATTTGCGAACTTCATTAGAAAGTGTTCGCGCAGAAGTCGCCACCGCCAAAGAAGAACGCCAGACAATTTTTGAACAGCGGGAAAGTGACCGCAAAAAATTTGAAAGCGACCGTGAAAATTTTGAAAACGAACGCCGCGAATTTTTAGCGAAGAAAGAATCCGAGATTCAAGAATTACGCAAAAACTATGAAACGCTTCAAGAAAGCGCGAGAGCGGAACTTGACAATGCCAAGAAGAACGCCGAGAATCAGCGTGAAAGCGACCGCGAAAAATTTGCAAAAGAACGCAACGAACTTTTAGCGAAGAAAGATTCCGAGATTAAAGAGTTAAACGAAAAATATGAAAAGCTTCAAGAAAGCGCAAAAGCGGAACTTGACAATGCCAAGAAGAACGCCGAGAATCAGCGTGAAAGCGACCGCGAAAAATTTGAAAAAGAACGCAACGAATTTTTAGCGAAGAAAGATTCCGAGATTAAAGAGTTAAACGAAAAATATGAAAAGCTTCAAGAAAGCGCAAAAGTGGAACTTGAACGTGTCAAGAAGAGCGCAGCCGAAGACTTAAAAGCGGAACGTGATCATTTCGAAGAACGCGTTAAAAAAGAGCGCGAACACGAAGAACAAAATCGCAAAACCGCCGCAGCGGAATTTTCAAAAATTTCCGAGGAACTTTTAAAATCGCGGTCGCAAGAATTTTTGGGAACGAATTTAAAGCAAATGGAAAATATCTTAAATCCGCTGAAAGAAAAAATCAAAACTTTCGAAGAGCAAGTGCAGAAAAATTATAAAGACGAAAACGACAAGCGCATCCAACTGAGCACGCGCATCGAAGAACTTTTGAAGACGACGAATTCGGTGAGCGAACAAGCAAATCAGTTGGCGAATGCGCTCAAAGCGCCGAAATCGCAAGGAAATTGGGGCGAAATGCTTCTCGAAACGATTCTCGAAAATTCGGGTTTACACAAAGGTTTGCAATACGAAATGCAAGTGCGCATCAAAGATGATTCTGGAAAAACGAATATTCCCGATGCCGTTGTGCGCTTACCGGGAAAGCGTCAAATCATCATCGATTCGAAAGTTTCATTAACCGCTTACAATGAATTTTCGGCGAATGATCAAGACAAAACGGCGCAAGAAAAAGCGCTCAAAAATCATTTGGAATCGGTGCGAAAACACATCGACGAATTAGCGGCAAAACATTACGAAGATAAATTGGAAAATTCTGCGGATTTCACGATGATGTTTGTGCCGATTGAGCCCGCGTATTTGCTCGCAGTGCAAAGCGACCCCGAATTGTGGAAAGATGCGTATAAAAAACACGTCATTTTAGTGAGCCCGACGACACTCATCGCGTGCTTAAAACTTTTTGCGGATTTATGGCGGCACGAAGAACAGAATCGCAACGCCTTAAAAATCGCAGAACAAGGAAAAAGTTTACTCGAAAAATTTACAGGCTTTTTGAATACATTTGAATCGGTTGGTGTTAACTTAAATCGGGCGAAGGAAAGTTTTGAAAAAGCCAAAGGGCAGTTGATGACGGGGCGCGGAAATGTAATTTCGCAATGCGCATCGCTCAAACAACTCGGCGTCAAAGCGAACAAAGAAATTCCCGAAAGTTTTCAAAATTTTGACAATAATTCGCTAGAAAATGAAGCGGAAATCGGCGTACCCGATGAAAAAGGCGACGA